GAAATCGGCTCGCCTGGCAACAGGAGCGCTGCCCCTCTTGGTCGCTTCATTCTACCTCCTCACCGGCCCGCTCTCCTTTCCTTACTCTCCATGGCAGCGTGGTGAAGGCACAGGGACACGACAACAGCGACCGCAAATAATAAGGTTTTCTTCAAAAAAAATGGCAAACACAAGAGAAACGTGCATCTGAAGCATCACCATCACATGCATACAACGTGCGCAGAGAGGTAGAGTCGGACAGAACAGACTCCGATGCGCACAAAAGCACTCGAGTCTGACGACATGCATCTGAGCAGACAAACgggcagagaaggggagagggggagagagatgcgagAGGCAAAAcaggaggaaaaaaagagagagagcataCAAGAAACGCTTgcgtggtgcgtgtgtgcagttCTGtgagacacagacacacatactcAGCGCCCGGAGTATCATCCTCCGAGCTACGCCGTACGCAGGAAATCAAGAAAGTGTGGGTGCTGAGGCTGTTGCCTCCCGTAGCGCCGTTTTCGGCGCCGCTCTGCTCGCCTTGAGCCAGGAGTGCCCTCAGCAGTGGCGAGTGCTACCAATGACGCTGTTCGGAGCCGGCAGTGGCTCGGTGTACATGGTGGTGTACTGCCCAGGCACCATTTCCGCTGGCGTGTAGGTCTCACCTGTACGCACCTCCTCCCGTGGGTGGTGGTACTCGTGATTGATGGTGTAGATGCCATCTTCAATGTCGAAAACGGCCTTGGCACCGTACTTGTGACATACATCCGCCTCGGCCGAGCGATCCTGGTACCCGGATGAGTAGGTCGTTGCCCACTTCCCATCGTGGCGCGTCTGAAAACGAGCGTCGCGCTGGGTGACCGCCATCTCTTGTGCTTGAGAGAGGGCGTAGTGCGtgttgcgcagcggcaccgtggCGTCGCGGTCGTTCATGTGGCTCGCCTCTGCAACGTCGTACGCTGCATGCTCGCGGTGGGTCGTGCTCATCCAGTCCTTGGCTGAGTAGGGCTCGTAGCCTTGCGGCAGGGCTTGCTTGTGGCTATCTTCTAGTGTGCTACGTAGCTGCGTACGGTCTACGGTGCGGCCACGCTGCAGGGTCTGAAACGTGCGCTCGCGGCGCCGAGGCCCCTCGCGCTCGACGTTGTTGTACCGGCTCTTGTAGACGTACACGCCATCCCCGTCCTCCTTCCAGTCCTTCTGCCGGTGCGATGACGGGTCCATCTTGCCAAAGTCACAGTAGTCGTCTGAGGTGAGGCGGAACGCGTccggtgcagcgccgcttggGTACGGTGTTGCCTCCAGATCGTCCAGCTCTCTCTTGAGAGCGTCCTCCTTGGCCTGTCCGGCGCGGAGCGCGTCCAGCACACCATCGTCGAAGGCGCGAGGGATGGCTTGATTGGTGGTTTGCAGTGTGAGGAACCGTGGCTTTCGCGAGTGGGTGTTGCCCTGCCCTTGTGTGCCGCCAAggccatcgccgccagctccaccctctcccagCTTCTGCAACTGCGATGCGTTGAAACCTCCTGTGTTGCTGTTACCGTCGTCGAGGATCAAGTGAAGTCCCACGTTCGTGTAGTCTAGCGTACGAGGGTAGCTTGTCTGGTTCTTCGGGAACGGTACCAGCTTGCGGTTGATCTCTGCTTGAAAGGGATATGGCTGCTTGGATACGACGTCGTCTGGTGCACGAGGTGGTAACTCGCCCGTGGCACCCCAGTACGCACTGGCTGCAAAGCCCTCCATGCCACGTGACCTCAAGAACTCCTTGAGAGCATCCTCGTCAGCCGGGAcgctgtcggtgctgcggtgcgagTAGGCAAGGGCCCCATTGGTATTTCGACTGAGTCGGGAATGCTGCATGGCgaggcaaaggcggcggtggtgtttTCGATTCTTCGACACGCGTGGGTATGCGCTAACAGGGTACTTCtggtttctttttttcttgttgcgTTGCAGCGTTCATTCATTCGCGCGCATGTACgtgcgtgagtgtgcgtgtgtatgtgctcACACGGGACCATGCGTTGTGTGCATGAGGAGGAAGTGTGGAAGGTGGACAGACAAGGCGCGCAAAGAGTGGGGATGAGTGTGGGGGATTACGGAGAGGGATCAGGGAAGGGGATGGGAGCACCGTGCAAAGTGCAATACATGGGAGTTTGAAAGAGCGAGGTGAGTTCTCTGTTGGAAGCAACCCCATGTGTGTGAGCTTCCGCCATGCGCACACCCCAACGAACTCAGGGCACGCGGTGAGGCCATCCGTTCTCGGCAAGACGGATGCTCTCTTCAACCTTACGGCTCTTCTCCGCTCAGTGTACGATCATATATATTGAAAGCGTATCCGTTACATCGCCTCGGTAAAGAAGTGCGCAGTGTCTTCTTCCATAAAGTGGGGCGGAAACTATCCGCGCTTGCACATACTAATGCACGCGCAAACACATGCATACGCCAAACACATTGCCAGAAGACATTTCTTTTGGTTCCAACGGGTCCGTTCTGCCACACAGCATGACTCCGACGCCACTCTACCTGGCCTGTCACAGGTCTATCCGCCTGGTGCAAAGCAGCGCTAGAGTCGCGTTTCTACcgcgatgcgccgactcagccatCGGAGCACAGGCCCCGCCTCAAACCCTACCCACACCCGCGGAGTACGTCGCCTCACAGACACTCCCATTGTGTCGATCAccacctggtgcatccctcGAGGTGGCCTAAGCTCCCCAGCAGTAGGCAGCGCGGGTCGGGGGGTCAGACgcgttcgagtcacgctggcACCTTGCCTATCatatggatggcacagacgTCCACGGTCGCAGGTTGCAGGTCGCaccgacgcaacgccatccaggacctggccACCCACATCAGCAGCCATACATAGCCCTGCCTTAGCTGCGCCACAGGCACCTAACCCTGCGACGACCAGAAGCGGGcctcggcattggcagggatgagagggaggggctgtCTGGAaccccacacccacacgcacacaccgagCGGGCACTGGGCCCTGCGATGACACGCGCTGAGgtatccccctcccccgcgccaTCCGGGACGAAGGAAGTAGAGATGGACAAAAGAAGCAAAGCGCACAAACCCAATGCAGCACTGACGACAcaagcggcgacggcggcttCGCGGGCGCACCAGATGGATAGTgacgcctcttcctctgcaaACCCTCCCTATCAGGTTAGTACCACCGTGCGCCcgcgcacaccaccaccccgctGCTTGGCTGTTTCTTCGAACTTACAACGTTTTCCTTGTGCTTCAGTCGTCCAATTCTCATCTGCACACAAAGGGAACGTCGAAAGGCATGAGGGGAAAGAGTGGAAGTAGGGCTCAGAAGAGGCCGGAAGAAGATCACGTCGAGGGCTGGTTGTGACAAGGAAGAAGCACTTTTACACCTCCTCAAGTGTAAGCCAACGTCGCTCCGTACCATTGCACTCCGCCTCTTCTTGTTCTTGTGTGCAAGTCGTCCCCTCCTCTGACCGCTGCCGTTTTcctcctttctctcgctgttTCCCTCTGTAGGTAGTGTGGCGCATGAGCCGGAGCGCTTTGGCAGGGCCTCCTGTGCCGAGGCCAGCGATCCAAAAACAAAACAGACATGCACATTTGACGTTTTCGCATCATCAAGGGCGCGTGCCAAGGTTTCAGCAGGTCGCGGAAAACGCATCTCCTTCACAGTGTCAGTCCCAAGCTCGCGCCTAGCCTGGACTGCGCCTCGCGGATTCCCTGAAGCATCTGCAGCATTTCATCGAGAGCCTCTAGCTGGCGCTGGGTCTCACGCCGAAGCTCCTGCTcatgcagcagctccttctccagcactcGATTGCTCTCTTTCTTCGCCAGAAACGCGTCCTCCTCACGGTGTACCGAGTAGGAGATCATTTTCATAATTCGGCCCGCCGGGTACGTGATGGCGCTGACACCATTGTCCCCGTTTGCAGCTCCTGCGACTCCGTGTGCATTGGCGGGCACGAGCGAGGCCGGCACTTTACCGTAGTAACTTTGTGTGTAGAAGGGCGGACTCGTAGaccgcggcggaggcgacgggTCAATGTGGCTACCCACCTCAGTGTATCGGTCGTGCGGCACACCAGTTCCTAGAGGATAAGGGGGAGCAGGCACGAGGCCAGGTACTGGCCCGTGCTCGCCTGTCgtgtcgacgccgccgcttgcAGAGTAGCCTGGGGGTGCCGTCTTACCCTCGTGCCGCGGCATGTTGGTTGAGCTAGGGTTAAGCGAGATCGCTGGTGGTGGGCGAAATACGCCGGTAGATGTTTGCTGACCCCACGGCGCGGTAGGGCCCAGATTGGGTGAAACATACATTGACGAAGTTCGAGACATGGTCAATTCGATGATACACGACAGACAGAAacgagagaaaagggggtgATGAATAGCGGAGGAACAGCAACGCACACTACGGCAATCAGAGAAAGACAACGAAACAAGCGCGAAAAGCAGTCACACCAAGTGCGAGGAGCTGCGGACGAGAAGCACAGCGAAATGTGGCCACCGAGTGAAAGTCCCTcagagcggggggagggggagggggaaagccacaaaaaaaaaaacggaaaaggGATGTAGAAGGCTTGTCTTGGTAGCGGCCAAAAAAAGAGCGAAAAGAAAGGCAAAAAAGTCACCTGATAGTGGCGTTCCGCAAGCAGAACCTATGAACAGCGCAGTCGAACAGCAATACCGCTGAGAGGACGCGCGTctgggcggtggtgctcagATAAACGAGTATCGGCAACAGGAGGGAAATTCAGAGAGCGCAGGGAGCTCAAAGTGGGGATGTTTTGAGAGGGTTGAACAGGGGACCAGGGGTgatagcgagagagagcaagaaacatgcgaggaggcgaacggCAACACAAGAGCGggagaacaaaaaaagggtgCCTAATGTGCTAAACTCCTAAATAGAAATGATAAAACTGAATGAGGAGAATGTTgggacacacagacgcataCACTCCCAGAGCCGCAATCCAGGATTGATCTATAGTGGAAGAGGTAAAAGGTGAAAGTGTGCGCCTTCGTATAGccagacagagagaaagagtaTGCAGCAAATACtacaaggagagagaaggacgtAGATTGGGGTAAGGTAGAGAGGGCAGCTGGGAATCTCAGTTGTACTAGAAACAGACGATAAAGGCAGGTTCGTCAACACCGTAAAGGGTGtaaagaaagaaaaaaagagcagaCTGTGCAACCGCCAGCACAAGCTGCTTACTTCAAGTGGGCCGGGCAACAGCAGGAGGATGACAGCGCAGAATAGTCGCGCGTAAGAAACATGCAAACGCGAGGCcgtgcgtttttttttgacgGTTGGAATGCATGAAAGGAAGGTGACGCAGTTCCAGAGAAAGAGAATACGGTTCCGGAAGAAAGAGTCGATGGGAGCAGGAGTGAGTACAATAAGGGAAGGATATGAGAAGTGCATATCTCCTCACTGCCTTCGCATTCTCTTATTTCTCCGCGTATGGACTTTATGCAGCCGCATCACCGGAGCTGTACATGGATGAGAAGCGCAGTGCTGCAACAGACATCAAGAAAAGAGTAGCGGTGTTTTGGCCACAAATGTTTCCCTGAAACGACTCGGTGTCTCGAAAGGAGCGGCGCTTGAACCGTGTACGACTGTGACGACCACCTCAACGACCTtgcaggagggagaggtcAAGCAGGTGCGCTTGTCGGCAGCTGTGCACCCTCGCACTGAAGCATCTGTTAGCGAGCACTTGCCTTGTTTCATACGTTTTATCGGCCACGACTCTCtcgccgtttttttttctttttattCCTGCGTGTGCAAAATGTACAGCGCATGTGCAACACAAACATGAAACAGAGCAGCGTCACCTTTCTCATGCAGTATTTCCTCTCATCTGCAAAGAATCGGCAAACCTACACAACGGTGGTCTCACTTTCATCGTCGTGGCCGTGGAGACTACTGAATTCAAGGCTGTGAGTGGATTCATTCTCGGTGGCTGAGGGCTTGTGCTGCTCGTCTTTGTCACCGTCGAGCGCATCGTCAGATGCCTTCGTGGCAGAGTCCTCTTGCTCGCCGTCTCCAACATACTTCAGACGTGACATGAGTTCTTGAAGGCGCGAGGCAGCTACTTTGGCTCCTGAGTCGCCcgctgtggcggcgcgcaggaCTGCGTCGCCAAACTCTTTTTTCCGCTGGCAAATTTCGTAGCAGTATTGCTCAATAGTGTCCGCAATAATGAATCGCGTTACGTACACCGGCTTCTTCTGCCCGATGCGATAGCAACGGTGCACAGCCTGCTCTTCGATGGCGGGGTTCCACCAAGGATCGACGACCACTACGTGATTCGCCGCGGTGAGATTCAGACCAACACCAGTAGCTGTCTTGCTTGCCAGCACAATCTTAATGTGTTCGGTAGTCTGAAACTGACGAATGACAGCGTTTCGGTTGGACAGCGACATTGTCCCGTCGATGCGCAGAAAGGCAATGTTGTAACGATCCAACGCGACGCTGATGACGTCCATGAAGGAGGTGAACTGGGAAAATATGATCATTTTATCAGCGGGGTGATTCTTCTGCATATCGTGAATAGAGCGCAGCACCATCCGGAGCTTCGTGCTCAGCTCGAACTCATGATTCTTGTATTGAGCAATTCGCTGGCTTGAGCTAGGTGTGGTCCTTTTGAACACAGAACTGAAGGTAATAGTTTGCGCGCACGTCGGGCACTCGATTCGCGTGGCTacgtcgtcgccatcgacAGCGTCACGGAACCGGAGCAGCAAGCACTCGTGGCAGAACGCGTGGCCACACTTGGTGGTCACTGGCGCGCTTGCTTCACTCTTACAAATGCCGCAAACAGAGATCTGAACAGCACGGCCCTGGCTGATCCAGCTGTGGCAGCAAACCTGCCGAAGTCGCGTCATCATGGCAAAGATATGAAAGACACCCTCTTTATTTTCTGATGTCGCCAAGGCGCTTCTTGAGCGTGCCAAGATGCTGTTGTACATGTGTGACTCCCTCACGCTGAATGGCTGCTTAATGACAACCTCCGTCTTCGGTGGCAGCTTTACGAGGACCTCCTTCACGCCATTTCGCATCATCACTGGGCCACGTCGCAGAAATGCTGGCTGTAGAGACTTTGCAATActccgctgcagcaacgGATCGGCGAGAAGCTCCTCGGCATTGCCTCCTGGCAACACAGGCAAACGCGGAAGACCGATAAAGTGGAGAAGGTTCTGCAGGTCATCGATGGAGTTGTGCAGCGGTGTCGCCGTCACAGCCCAGCGGTGAAGCCCTTGCAGCTCCTGAACGGCGCGCCAGCGTTGCGTCCGTGCGTGGCGAATCATGTGGGCCTCGTCGAGAATGATTCGTTTCCACTGAATGTGAAAAAGCGGGCCAGCCTCTCTTCGACTGAAGGCGAACGTGCGCGGATCGTCACCGGGAATAAAAGCCGGAGCCGCAGAGTTCGTGAGTGTATCGTAGGTGGTGATGACAAAGTCAAACGTTTCAAGCTCCGTGCTGCTGATCAGCTTACTATCACCGTGATAGAGGTATACGGCGATTTTGCGAGAAGCCTTTACTTTAGATTCGATCTCAGACTTCCACTGGAGCATGAGGGCAGCCGGAACAACAACAAGGGTGCGCAATTCCTTTGAGTTGATGAGATGAAACTCCTTCCTTTCGACATCATCGAGGAAATCTAACGCGCGTTTCTGATAGGAAGGATGAAACTTGCCCGCAAATGTCAGCCACTTGTCAATCTCTGCACGAACTCCCTTGTAGTCCCCCTGTTTCGTTTTCAGCAGATctgaggtggtggtgatgagtGACGAAAGATCATCTGCCGGCCGGTTGATTCGCGAGCAGTTAGCAACGACACTGATTctctgcagctgccgaaGCACCGTAATCAAGCGACTCCCTTCGGCTAGCATTCTCCGTTGTTGCATTTGCTTCGAGTAGAACCCCTTGTTCACTTTGTCAGACACGAGACACAAGCCAATCATCTGCACCGTTTTTCCCATACCGAGATGATCCGCCATAATACCACCGATGTGGCTCATTTCGCGCTGCATCATCCATCCCACACCTTCTTTCTGAAATGGCAGTAGCTGCGTGCTCATATCAGGGACGTCTATGCTTTGCAGCTCATTCTCGTAGGAGAACGAGGAGTAGAACCCGCGAACTGGGGCTGCATCGGAGGAAGACAAGGAACCTTGAGTAAGCACAGCTAAATTGCAGCGTGAGAAGTTGAATCGGAGAAGTTTGCAGAGTCTCATTGGCGTGCCGGAAAGAAGAGTCTCGGAATCTTTCTAAAATACAAGCGTTCTGTGAAGAGACAGGCTCTAATCAAACAAGAAGGGTGCTTGGGTAGCTGATCTTGCAAATAAGCACCTGCTCGGTGAAAACAGCCTTTCTTTTCCTATTCGCATAGAAGGAAAATACTGCACTTGATGACCGCTGTACTTCGTGCTTGAGTAGACCAAAGAAGATCAACGGccaagcaaaaaaaaagatgggATATGCGAAATAAAGGCAGCAGTGAGGGTGAGTGCTTTCTCTGGTTGCTAGGCTGCTTGCTGAAGTCGCTTTGCGAACATGAGACATAGCCGCCGAAGCAGCTTTGATGTGACACATTATGTGGCCCCGCTTTCCACGTGGAAACAGCCTCAGGAGACGCCTCCTTCTTCGCGAAGTACGCTTCGCATTTTTATTTTCCATTCGCTCAACGTTTCATGCGTACAGAGGAGCAATAGgacgagaaaaaaaaaagatgagcAAGCATAAATGAGGTTCTTAACGTAACCTAAACGCACAGCAGAAAATTCACATTAGCTTTTTTGACCTTGCTTTCCTCCGTAAAGCTTTTCTTGGACTTGCCTCTTGACAGCTGCCTCTTCCGCAGAAAGAATGTATTGTGTGCATCTGTCATCTCCGCTTTCATCAAGAAAAATGGTTGTCATCTCTACAAAGTTTTCGTAATTGTCACACTCGGGATGCACCCCCACATCACTGGAGTCGCTACATCCACCCATATCGTCCAACTCAGggtccgctgctgccaccatTGAAAATGGGTAAATGCCAGTCATGCTTATCGTACTATAGTTCATCTCAGCAAAACACGGCAGGATGGGTGCAGGGGAGGCCCATGATTCTTTTCGTGCACGGCGATGCGAAATCCCGCTGAACACCTCATCACTGCTAAGCACAGAAGCCCGTTGCACGTACCTCGACAGGTGCCGCACGCCGACATCCTTCAGATCAAATCGATAGGTCAGGCTTTTCCCATCTGCCACTTGAGCTACGGTGTCGAGAAGCCTGTACATGGATTCCGCCCTGTTTGCAGAGTAGCGATAGTAGGTAAAGGCATTTAGGCATCCAACAAACACAGCAAACGAAATGTGTGCCGAGACGTTCATTTTCGCTTTCGAGTCGATCGTCCTATGGAAGAGCATTTCCAGCTGACGGAAAAACGAATGAAAGACAAGACAGCTGCATAGCTCTGGTTCTCCGGCAGCGTGAAGGTTGAAACCCGGCGCTCCCTTCCCATATAGTGCACTGCTCGTTTTTGATTCGATATCCTTTCGAAAGCTTATTGAGCGCTCGACAGCCTGGCTGAAGTGTTCTTGGAACGTTTCCATCGGAAGGAGAGGACTTGCAAGTGATGCACACAACAATGAGCAAGCGTTGCACCACAAGGAAAAGAGTGCTCCTTTTGAGCCAGCTTGCTTTTTTATGGCGTGAATGCCTGTATCGGAGGCGCTACGTTTGCTCAGAAGCTGTTTTACGCTGCTCGTTTCCAAGGCCTCTTCGACTTTCGCGCACGCATCTAGCCAAAGGCGACTAGTTCTCGCCGGAAACCCGAGAGCCGTGCTTGCCCACAAATCAAATGTTGTTGACGAGATAAAAACACCGGCCTTTTCAAAAAGAATACGATGCAGCAAGGCTGCCAGCATCGCCGGGATGAGTAAAGGCTTTTCCAGAATGCGAAACGGTTTCCGTTGCTGAACGTGCCTTTGGTCTATCAAGTGCGTCTCCTCGCATATGTGCCCAACTATCTTATCAATATCGCCGCTCTGCAGCAGACAGTCAAGCGATACAAGTGGCAGCAGCCCGTTTGTGTCATCcttcctcgcctcctctAGCTGCTTGCTAGGCTTGGTAAAATACTCGTTGACCAAAAACGCTGCAAAGTCAGCTTGCTTATGGTAGGCCAGAATTACGGGCTCCTCGATGTTCACGTCGGCGCTCTCCGGTGATAACGCCATCCTGTGTCTGGCCACCTGAAAAAAATGCGTTGCGAGCGAACAAAAACAAAACCTAGTAGGGCACCAATGGTAGGGTtagaaaagagaagagagggtAGTTTAGAGAGTAAACAGCAAGAAATGAAGCCTTTGAAAGTAGGGGTGGttgtgcgaggaggaggggggaattcgagaagaggcggcgcatTGTTTTTGTGCGTGGAAAAAACTAAGACCGGGGCTTCTGAGCACAACACCGGTGCGCATTCCTGCGCTGCTTTACACAAGGTTTCCTCATTTATTGACTGAGCAACTCTGCTCATCACTGTAGCTGATGGCTGAGGGACGCACCAAAAACATGCGTCTTCCTCATGAGATGCAGCGGAAATTTGCAGCTTTGATGCTTGAAGCGTATCCTGTGTCACCCAAAGTTAGGTTTGACCGTGAGTGACATCACTTTGCCAATTGCGAGGACAAGTCAATggccggggggggggagtccGGCATGGCCCCTACGGAATGCAGCAGGTCTCGAACGTAGCGCCCAGAGCTTCATCCGAATGTCCTGTCCACATTTAATCAGGTTCAAGCGTCGATTAATTCGCCCTGTGTGTGCACTCTGCAACTTTACACCTTTTGTTCTGGATCACAGAAACCTGGACGGCTGAGATGGTAAAGGGTGGAGCCATCTGCGCAGTGCGAAATGAGCCATGGAGCCTGCGTCCCAGACGCACAGAGTACAAAAAGGTGCACCAGACTAGTTCACCGTCCTGTCCAAACCTCCCGATATGacctcgcagccgcagcggcgcactcGCGACGCCTCTCCAAGGCGAAGGACGACCTTCAGACATCAAAGCTGCTTCAACAAGAATGCACCGCCTGTCagtcctccgcctcctcgctctcctttcTGCCATTTTTGATCAACTAGCAGCTGGTCCTTGGTGTACTCACGGAGGCATTGTGGGGCTTTCTCCTCGAGGTGCATTCACAGAACCTCTACAGAAGTCCCTCTGTGCATACCAGaatatatgtatatatatatatatatataaacgtatatatatatatatatacatgttGATGAGTGAGCCTTGCAAGTAGAACTGGAGTCATGAGCTACATGCAGAGCAGTTGTGCCACCTCGCAGGAGAAAAGTGACATGTTTGTCACCTCGTTAGACGTTTTTAGTAGGCGAGCATACTTTGACCCATACACAACTCACACTGACATTGATGTGCCTCCCGCTATTCCGACTTTGACAAAGGCACAGATCGACAAATCGCCTGTGGGTGTTGCGTTTCATAACGCGCGTACATTAGATGGTGGCGCCGAGCAAAGCGTTACCGTCGATGAATCTGCGGTATCGAAAGTGAAGCGTTTTTCTACACCCGGCGCTTTCGCGGCTGCGAATTCGGTATTTGATTTTCTAAAGGAAAATCTGGGAGGAGTCGTGCTTCCAGACGATGGAGTAGGCAGGGACGTGTTGTTTGAACGACGTCGGTCTTTCTTCGTCTCCCTCTTTACCATAGAGGAAGATGTGCAAACTGCTCTTCCGTGTCGATTCTCTACCAACGACGTTGATAACGTATTTcgcagcgcctccgacgAGTCCCTGACCTCGACAGAGCCATACAGAAAGCGGCTAGCCGCGCTCGAACACCTTCGGGCTACCCTGGACTGCTGAGCATAGATCCTTTACTTCCGCCAAGTGTAAAGGAGGGGGCAGGAAGTGTTTTTTCTTGAGGTAGACTGGAGCGTGCCCTCGCTGTATTTTACATGTCACAGGGATACAACTACTCTTTTTGAGAGAGCTTATGCTTGGAAATATGTGTTTTGGTGGGAGTGCCGCTTTTTCCCCCACGGCCGAGCgaaaaaaggaggaggtTTACTCTGTAAGAATCTGATGGGCATGCATTCATGCTACTCATTGGTGTATGTgatttctcttctccctcccatTACTTTTCCTACTCTTCGCTCTGCATGTCTATTTCTTCGCTACCTTACGTTTGGTAGAGGCTGAAAGTGAAGAATGCGCAGGTTTTCGGCACCGTGCCGCCTTGTATC
Above is a window of Leishmania mexicana MHOM/GT/2001/U1103 complete genome, chromosome 28 DNA encoding:
- a CDS encoding putative DNA repair protein; protein product: MSTQLLPFQKEGVGWMMQREMSHIGGIMADHLGMGKTVQMIGLCLVSDKVNKGFYSKQMQQRRMLAEGSRLITVLRQLQRISVVANCSRINRPADDLSSLITTTSDLLKTKQGDYKGVRAEIDKWLTFAGKFHPSYQKRALDFLDDVERKEFHLINSKELRTLVVVPAALMLQWKSEIESKVKASRKIAVYLYHGDSKLISSTELETFDFVITTYDTLTNSAAPAFIPGDDPRTFAFSRREAGPLFHIQWKRIILDEAHMIRHARTQRWRAVQELQGLHRWAVTATPLHNSIDDLQNLLHFIGLPRLPVLPGGNAEELLADPLLQRSIAKSLQPAFLRRGPVMMRNGVKEVLVKLPPKTEVVIKQPFSVRESHMYNSILARSRSALATSENKEGVFHIFAMMTRLRQVCCHSWISQGRAVQISVCGICKSEASAPVTTKCGHAFCHECLLLRFRDAVDGDDVATRIECPTCAQTITFSSVFKRTTPSSSQRIAQYKNHEFELSTKLRMVLRSIHDMQKNHPADKMIIFSQFTSFMDVISVALDRYNIAFLRIDGTMSLSNRNAVIRQFQTTEHIKIVLASKTATGVGLNLTAANHVVVVDPWWNPAIEEQAVHRCYRIGQKKPVYVTRFIIADTIEQYCYEICQRKKEFGDAVLRAATAGDSGAKVAASRLQELMSRLKYVGDGEQEDSATKASDDALDGDKDEQHKPSATENESTHSLEFSSLHGHDDESETTVV